The sequence ATGCAACTTGGGGACAGCTTGATTTTTATCATTCTTCGACAATCAGTTTGCCGACCATACCGTCATGCCCGGGTCCGCACAAAACGGAGCAATTGAAATCAAAGGAACCCGCTTTATCGGCAACGAACTCCGCCGTCCCCGAACCGTCAATCTTGACGCCGAAATCCGGTATGGCAAGGCCGTGGACGCCGTTTTCGTTCTTCAGGGTCAATTTGATTTTGTCGCCTTTTTTGACATGGATTTCAGTTTGGTCGAATTTAAAATTGGTTGCGGTGATCGTTATTTCTTTCGTCCCCCTGCTTGGGGCGCTCTCCGGCTTTGCGGTATCTTGAGCTTTCGGTTCCTCCTTAGGCTTGGTATTGTCTTGAGTCTGCGCAGCGTCTTGAGACTTCGTGCTTGGAGCGTTAGTTTGCGCTGATGGGGCGACTTCCTTTGATCCGCCGGTTCCGGAATTTCCGCCGCAAGCGCTTACAATAATGGCTGAAAAGGCAACGGCGGAAAAGATCTGCAAGTATTTCCGTTTCATGTTCCCCCTCCTAAAAT is a genomic window of Ferviditalea candida containing:
- a CDS encoding cupredoxin domain-containing protein, with amino-acid sequence MKRKYLQIFSAVAFSAIIVSACGGNSGTGGSKEVAPSAQTNAPSTKSQDAAQTQDNTKPKEEPKAQDTAKPESAPSRGTKEITITATNFKFDQTEIHVKKGDKIKLTLKNENGVHGLAIPDFGVKIDGSGTAEFVADKAGSFDFNCSVLCGPGHDGMVGKLIVEE